From Caballeronia insecticola, a single genomic window includes:
- a CDS encoding DMT family transporter, protein MKSRETEGMLLGLIGVVIFSLTLPMTRIVVAEVHPLLNGLGRALVAAIPAAALLAWRREKLPTWPQVKSLAIVALGVIIAFPVFSAWAMKTVPASHGAVVNGLQPLCVAIYAAWLSHERPSKAFWASAIAGSAIVVAFALQSGGGGLQAGDLLMLVAVGIGALGYAEGARLARQMGGWQVICWALVLSAPFLVLPVGWLAWAQLFGSHATHPEALSLKTWLAFGYVTLFSQFIGFFAWYAGLAMGGIARVGQVQLLQIFFTMALSALFFGEHVSASTWLYAAAVIVTVVLGRRAAVRPAPTPAVVAPGAARTTHAR, encoded by the coding sequence ATGAAGTCCCGCGAAACCGAAGGCATGTTGCTCGGCCTGATCGGCGTCGTCATTTTCAGTCTGACGCTGCCGATGACGCGCATCGTCGTCGCGGAGGTGCATCCGCTGCTGAACGGCCTCGGACGCGCGCTCGTCGCCGCGATTCCGGCCGCCGCGCTGCTCGCCTGGCGCCGCGAAAAGCTGCCGACGTGGCCGCAGGTCAAGAGCCTGGCGATCGTCGCGCTGGGCGTCATCATCGCGTTTCCGGTGTTTTCGGCGTGGGCCATGAAAACCGTGCCCGCCTCGCACGGCGCCGTCGTCAACGGGTTGCAGCCACTGTGCGTCGCGATTTATGCGGCGTGGCTCTCGCACGAGCGGCCGTCGAAGGCGTTCTGGGCGAGCGCGATTGCGGGCAGCGCGATTGTCGTCGCGTTCGCGCTGCAGTCGGGCGGCGGCGGATTGCAGGCGGGCGACCTGCTGATGCTCGTCGCGGTCGGCATCGGCGCGCTCGGTTACGCCGAAGGCGCGCGGCTCGCGCGGCAGATGGGCGGCTGGCAGGTGATCTGCTGGGCGCTCGTGCTCTCCGCGCCGTTTCTGGTGCTGCCGGTCGGCTGGCTCGCGTGGGCGCAATTGTTCGGCAGCCATGCGACGCATCCCGAAGCGCTGTCGCTCAAGACCTGGCTCGCGTTCGGCTACGTGACGCTGTTCTCGCAGTTCATCGGCTTTTTCGCGTGGTACGCGGGACTCGCGATGGGCGGCATCGCGCGCGTCGGGCAGGTTCAGTTGCTGCAGATCTTCTTCACGATGGCGTTGTCCGCGCTGTTCTTCGGCGAGCACGTGAGCGCATCGACGTGGCTGTATGCGGCCGCCGTCATCGTGACCGTCGTGCTCGGCCGGCGCGCCGCCGTGCGTCCCGCGCCGACGCCGGCCGTGGTTGCACCGGGCGCCGCCCGCACGACGCACGCAAGATGA
- a CDS encoding tetratricopeptide repeat protein produces the protein MTAETLSTRPYREFDEAELAHLAAHGLLLSPLPSPLSGDAGQLSALGRLHIQQRNPTRAIERLDAALALAPDNADCLTDRAIAALMLADYDGAIDRFQHAIRCTPDNARLHCNLGNAMRDAGRREDALPPFARAFELDPRMFEACLASAEVLDELGRPHDALVAYRNAHSLAQDDTRALLGEGYVLTVALKRHTEAEAIFRQAVQLEPGNTRAVFGLALSLGAQLRFEDSLEAYGRALALAPDKVSVHHNMGFMLTCLGRYDDADKYLRRAIQLEPNMPDSNKILGMSELRRGNYRVGRAMYEFRKAGGVARGYPALDIPEWRGEPLAGKRIVLNREQGAGDQFQFIRYARVLRAMGATVDVWANETLAPMLARADGVNRAITHTPGNEYDYYCPVMSVPHHLPDEPIPASVPYLSADAALAGTWRERLDQAAGQRRKIGIVWAGNPGHQLDRFRSIPLAALLPLADLPGLAWFALQKGEATRQLADCAGRWPIELLDAQLDSFTTTAAAIEALDLVITVDTSVAHLAGALGKPVWIMLPAQADWRWMIGRVDNPWYPTARLFRQHTLGDWSPVIEELRAALAEFGARDAVM, from the coding sequence GTGACTGCAGAAACCCTCTCCACTCGCCCTTATCGGGAATTCGACGAAGCCGAGCTTGCTCACCTCGCCGCGCATGGTCTGCTGCTTAGCCCGCTTCCCAGCCCGCTCTCCGGCGACGCCGGCCAGCTCAGCGCGCTCGGTCGTCTGCACATTCAGCAGCGCAACCCGACGCGCGCAATCGAGCGTCTCGATGCCGCCCTCGCGCTTGCACCGGACAACGCGGACTGTCTGACCGATCGCGCCATTGCCGCGCTCATGCTCGCTGACTATGACGGCGCAATAGACCGGTTCCAACACGCGATCCGATGCACGCCGGACAATGCGCGGCTCCACTGCAACCTCGGCAACGCCATGCGCGATGCCGGGCGTCGCGAAGACGCGCTGCCGCCTTTCGCGCGCGCCTTCGAACTCGATCCGCGCATGTTCGAAGCGTGCCTCGCGAGCGCCGAAGTGCTCGACGAACTGGGCCGGCCGCACGACGCGCTTGTGGCCTATCGGAACGCACACAGTTTGGCTCAAGACGACACGCGCGCGCTGCTCGGCGAGGGTTACGTCCTGACCGTCGCGCTGAAGCGTCACACTGAAGCGGAGGCCATTTTCCGGCAAGCGGTGCAACTGGAACCCGGTAATACCCGCGCCGTGTTCGGTCTCGCGCTTTCGCTCGGAGCGCAACTGCGCTTCGAGGATTCGCTCGAGGCCTATGGGCGCGCGCTCGCGCTCGCGCCGGACAAAGTCAGCGTGCACCACAATATGGGCTTCATGCTGACGTGTCTTGGGCGTTACGACGACGCGGACAAATACTTGCGCCGCGCGATCCAGTTGGAGCCCAATATGCCGGATTCGAACAAGATCCTGGGCATGTCCGAGCTGCGGCGCGGCAACTACCGCGTGGGCCGGGCAATGTACGAATTTCGCAAGGCGGGCGGCGTGGCGCGCGGTTATCCGGCCCTCGATATCCCGGAATGGCGAGGCGAACCGCTCGCGGGCAAACGCATCGTCCTGAACCGCGAACAGGGCGCCGGAGACCAGTTCCAGTTCATCCGCTACGCCCGCGTGCTGCGCGCAATGGGCGCGACCGTCGACGTATGGGCGAACGAAACGCTTGCGCCGATGCTCGCCCGCGCCGATGGCGTCAACCGCGCGATCACGCACACGCCCGGCAACGAATACGACTATTACTGCCCCGTGATGAGCGTGCCGCATCACCTGCCGGACGAACCGATTCCCGCCAGCGTGCCTTATCTCTCGGCCGATGCAGCCCTCGCCGGAACATGGCGCGAGCGTCTCGATCAGGCGGCGGGACAGCGTCGCAAGATCGGTATCGTGTGGGCAGGCAATCCCGGTCACCAACTCGATCGCTTCAGATCGATTCCGCTCGCCGCTCTGCTGCCGCTCGCCGACCTGCCCGGCCTCGCATGGTTCGCCTTGCAGAAAGGCGAGGCCACGCGGCAACTCGCCGACTGCGCCGGCCGCTGGCCGATCGAGTTGCTCGACGCGCAACTGGACAGCTTCACCACCACCGCGGCCGCGATCGAAGCACTGGATCTGGTCATCACGGTCGATACGTCCGTCGCGCATCTGGCGGGCGCGCTCGGCAAGCCGGTGTGGATCATGCTGCCCGCACAGGCCGACTGGCGCTGGATGATCGGCCGCGTCGACAACCCCTGGTATCCGACCGCGCGGCTTTTCAGGCAGCACACGTTGGGCGACTGGTCGCCCGTCATCGAGGAGTTGCGTGCGGCGCTTGCGGAGTTCGGCGCGAGAGATGCCGTCATGTAA
- a CDS encoding chorismate--pyruvate lyase family protein, whose product MPTPIDPTDAHWRVAPLPTLIDAQKDWLTRGGSLTAHLRTLGAVSVDVTREAVDLPWRDEARALGITPRTPVWVREVALNVEGVPFVVAHSIVALAHSIGVWQSMRRLRTRPLAELLYSDSSVSRSALASRRITARHPLHRLASVQTNQPAHTLVARRSVFERHGAPLMVTECMLDTLWARLAPMHGPRRRDHARAFEHLRSHATRVAHGEAT is encoded by the coding sequence ATGCCGACGCCCATCGATCCGACCGACGCCCACTGGCGCGTCGCCCCGCTTCCCACGCTCATCGACGCTCAAAAAGACTGGCTCACGCGCGGCGGCTCGCTGACCGCGCATTTGCGCACGCTCGGCGCGGTAAGCGTCGATGTGACGCGCGAAGCCGTCGATCTTCCGTGGCGCGACGAAGCGCGTGCCCTCGGCATCACGCCGCGCACGCCGGTGTGGGTGCGCGAAGTCGCGCTCAACGTGGAAGGCGTGCCGTTCGTCGTGGCGCATAGTATCGTCGCGCTCGCGCACAGCATCGGCGTGTGGCAGTCGATGCGCCGTCTGCGCACGCGTCCGCTCGCCGAACTGCTCTATAGCGACAGCAGCGTCTCGCGCTCGGCGCTCGCGAGCCGGCGCATCACGGCGCGGCATCCGCTGCATCGGCTTGCATCCGTGCAAACGAATCAGCCGGCGCACACGCTCGTCGCGCGACGTTCCGTGTTCGAGCGCCACGGCGCGCCGCTGATGGTCACGGAATGCATGCTCGATACGCTCTGGGCCAGGCTCGCGCCGATGCACGGCCCGCGCCGTCGCGATCACGCGCGTGCCTTTGAGCATCTGCGTTCGCATGCGACGCGCGTCGCGCACGGCGAAGCCACATGA
- the htpG gene encoding molecular chaperone HtpG, whose amino-acid sequence MAQETMSFQAEVKQLLHLMIHSLYSNKEIFLRELISNASDAADKLRFEAIENSALYENDPDLRIRISFDKAARTVTIDDNGIGMSREEAISHLGTIARSGTKEFFSKLSGDQQKDAALIGQFGVGFYSGFIVADKITVETRRAGLPAAQGVRWTSAGEGDFEVEDIERAQRGTTITLHLRADEDELLSTHKLKSIIQKYSDHVALPILMKQEEWDAEKSEMVVKDEDETVNQASALWTRPKSDVSDEQYKQFYQHISHDHDEPLAWTHNRVEGRSEYTQLLYVPKHAPFDLWNREHRGGLKLYVKRVFIMDDAEQLLPAYLRFVKGVVDSADLPLNVSREILQESRDVKAIREGVTKRVLSMLEDIAASSAEATDDAEKQKYATFWSEFGQVLKEGIGEDFGNRERIAKLVRFASTHSDVNEQNVSLADYVARMKPEQTKIYYVTADSWQAAKNSPHLEVFRKKGVEVLLLTDRVDEWMLSFLNEFDGKPLASVARGDLDLGALNDEEKQQQEKVGEEMKPLVEKMKEALEGKAKDVRLTFRLTDSPSCLVADEGDMSGYLQRMLKAAGQNAPQMQPILEVNPEHPLVKALSADNANFADWCHLLFDQAMLAEGGALEDPASFVKRTNALLLAR is encoded by the coding sequence ATGGCGCAAGAAACCATGAGCTTTCAGGCGGAAGTGAAGCAGCTTCTGCACCTGATGATCCATTCGCTCTACAGCAACAAGGAAATTTTCCTGCGCGAGCTGATTTCCAACGCATCGGATGCTGCGGACAAACTGCGCTTCGAAGCGATCGAAAACAGCGCGCTGTACGAAAACGATCCGGATCTGCGCATCCGCATATCGTTCGATAAAGCCGCGCGCACCGTCACGATCGACGACAACGGTATCGGCATGAGCCGCGAAGAAGCCATTTCGCATCTCGGCACCATCGCGCGTTCGGGCACCAAGGAATTCTTCTCGAAGCTCTCCGGCGATCAGCAGAAGGATGCGGCGCTTATTGGCCAGTTCGGCGTCGGCTTCTATTCGGGCTTCATCGTCGCGGACAAGATCACCGTGGAAACGCGCCGCGCCGGTTTGCCGGCAGCGCAAGGCGTGCGCTGGACGAGCGCGGGCGAGGGCGATTTCGAAGTCGAGGACATCGAGCGCGCGCAACGCGGCACGACCATCACGCTGCATCTGCGTGCGGACGAGGACGAGCTGCTGTCCACGCACAAACTGAAGTCGATCATCCAGAAGTATTCGGACCACGTCGCGCTGCCGATCCTCATGAAGCAGGAAGAGTGGGACGCCGAGAAGAGCGAGATGGTCGTGAAGGACGAGGACGAGACCGTCAATCAGGCGAGCGCGTTGTGGACGCGGCCGAAGAGCGACGTGAGCGACGAGCAGTACAAGCAGTTCTACCAGCACATCTCGCACGATCACGACGAACCGCTCGCGTGGACGCACAACCGTGTCGAGGGCCGCAGCGAATACACGCAACTGCTGTATGTGCCGAAGCACGCGCCGTTCGACCTGTGGAACCGCGAGCATCGCGGCGGGCTCAAGCTGTATGTGAAGCGCGTGTTCATCATGGACGATGCCGAGCAACTGCTGCCCGCGTATCTGCGTTTCGTGAAGGGCGTGGTCGATTCGGCGGATCTGCCGCTCAATGTGTCGCGCGAGATTCTGCAGGAAAGCCGCGACGTGAAGGCGATTCGCGAAGGCGTCACCAAGCGCGTGCTGTCGATGCTTGAAGACATTGCCGCTTCATCGGCCGAGGCCACCGACGACGCCGAAAAGCAGAAATACGCGACCTTCTGGAGCGAGTTCGGCCAGGTGCTGAAGGAAGGCATCGGCGAGGACTTCGGCAATCGCGAGCGCATCGCGAAGCTGGTGCGTTTCGCATCGACGCATAGCGACGTCAACGAGCAGAACGTGTCGCTCGCCGACTACGTCGCGCGCATGAAGCCCGAGCAGACGAAGATCTATTACGTCACCGCCGATAGCTGGCAGGCCGCGAAGAACAGCCCGCATCTGGAAGTGTTCCGCAAGAAGGGCGTCGAGGTGCTGTTGCTGACGGATCGCGTCGACGAGTGGATGCTGTCCTTCCTCAACGAATTCGACGGCAAACCGCTCGCGAGCGTCGCGCGCGGCGACCTCGACCTGGGCGCGCTCAACGACGAAGAAAAGCAGCAGCAGGAAAAGGTCGGCGAGGAGATGAAGCCGCTCGTCGAGAAGATGAAGGAAGCGCTCGAAGGCAAGGCGAAGGACGTGCGTCTGACGTTCCGGCTGACGGATTCGCCGAGCTGCCTCGTGGCCGATGAAGGCGACATGAGCGGCTATCTGCAGCGCATGCTGAAGGCAGCGGGCCAGAACGCGCCGCAGATGCAGCCGATTCTGGAAGTGAATCCGGAGCATCCGCTGGTGAAGGCCCTGAGCGCGGACAACGCCAATTTCGCGGACTGGTGCCATCTGCTCTTCGACCAGGCAATGCTGGCCGAAGGCGGCGCGCTGGAAGATCCGGCGAGCTTCGTGAAGCGCACGAACGCGCTGTTGCTGGCGCGCTGA
- a CDS encoding DNA-deoxyinosine glycosylase, with amino-acid sequence MKLAGFAPIGDEGTHTLILGSFPGVASLAATQYYAHPRNQFWRLVGAVIGENLHELAYEDRLTRLVAHGIGLWDVLAACEREGSLDSAIRHASPNDFAEFHVRFPRLRRVCFNGKTSGRFAPVLGAAGYETLVLPSSSAANAILSFDQKLRIWRDILTHDESDQARVR; translated from the coding sequence ATGAAGCTCGCGGGATTCGCACCGATCGGCGACGAGGGCACGCACACGCTCATCCTGGGCAGCTTTCCGGGCGTAGCGTCGCTCGCGGCGACGCAGTACTACGCGCATCCGCGCAATCAGTTCTGGCGGCTGGTGGGCGCGGTCATCGGCGAGAATCTGCACGAACTCGCCTACGAAGATCGTTTGACGCGGCTCGTGGCGCACGGCATCGGCCTGTGGGACGTGCTCGCCGCGTGCGAGCGCGAAGGCAGTCTCGACAGCGCGATCCGCCACGCATCGCCCAACGACTTCGCCGAATTCCACGTGCGTTTTCCGCGGCTGCGGCGCGTCTGCTTCAACGGCAAGACCTCGGGCCGGTTCGCGCCGGTCCTCGGCGCCGCGGGCTACGAAACGCTCGTGTTGCCGTCGTCGAGCGCGGCCAATGCTATCCTCTCGTTCGATCAAAAATTGCGCATCTGGCGCGACATCCTCACTCATGACGAATCTGATCAGGCGCGCGTCCGCTGA
- a CDS encoding class I SAM-dependent methyltransferase — MTNLIRRASAEARAFGRKKDNSKSKKRERAADDDRDDLANAPRIEAPRKPRFAPVTFSEEGGVRYLHFGTEWVQGAMRLKKPDHIELEYAQQMMAWLLFVETPERIVQLGLGAAALTKFCYRFLKRAKVEAVELNPAVVIAARAMFELPYDDARLTVTERDAWEFVNDRANHGTIGALQIDIYDATARGPVLDSVSFYRACRACLTPEAGVVTINLFGDHPSFVRNMRHLNEAFDRRVIALPEVHDGNRVALAFAGPALDVPFAALEARAKLIEAELGLPARKWVKGLAESAGVATSGSFSI; from the coding sequence ATGACGAATCTGATCAGGCGCGCGTCCGCTGAAGCCCGCGCGTTCGGCCGTAAGAAAGACAACAGCAAATCGAAGAAGCGCGAGCGCGCCGCCGACGACGATCGCGACGACCTCGCGAATGCGCCGCGCATCGAAGCGCCCCGCAAGCCGCGCTTCGCGCCCGTGACGTTCTCGGAAGAGGGCGGCGTGCGCTATCTGCATTTCGGCACCGAATGGGTGCAGGGCGCGATGCGGCTCAAGAAGCCCGATCACATCGAGCTCGAATATGCGCAGCAGATGATGGCGTGGCTGCTGTTCGTCGAGACGCCCGAGCGCATCGTGCAGCTCGGCCTCGGCGCGGCGGCGCTCACCAAGTTCTGCTATCGCTTCCTGAAGCGCGCGAAAGTGGAGGCGGTCGAGTTGAATCCCGCTGTCGTGATCGCCGCGCGCGCGATGTTCGAACTGCCTTACGACGACGCGCGTCTCACCGTCACCGAGCGCGACGCGTGGGAATTCGTCAACGATCGCGCGAACCACGGCACGATCGGCGCGCTGCAGATCGATATCTACGACGCCACCGCGCGCGGCCCCGTGCTCGACAGCGTGTCGTTCTATCGCGCCTGCCGCGCGTGTCTCACGCCCGAGGCGGGCGTCGTCACGATCAACCTGTTCGGCGATCATCCGAGCTTCGTGCGCAACATGCGCCATCTCAACGAAGCGTTCGATCGTCGCGTGATTGCGCTGCCCGAAGTGCACGACGGCAATCGTGTGGCGCTTGCGTTCGCCGGTCCCGCGCTCGATGTGCCGTTCGCCGCGCTCGAAGCGCGTGCGAAGCTGATCGAGGCGGAACTCGGCCTGCCCGCGCGCAAGTGGGTCAAGGGCCTTGCCGAAAGCGCGGGCGTGGCGACGAGCGGTTCGTTCTCGATCTGA
- a CDS encoding tetratricopeptide repeat protein produces MTAEILSTHPAAAEPAPRSHQEFDEAELAHLAEQAPLSGDADRLCALGRLHLRQHNPTRAIERLDAALALAPDNADLLNDRAIAALMLADYDGAIDRFRHAIRCTPDNARLHCNLGNAMRDAGRREDALPHFARALELDPRMLDAVLANAELLEQLGRPHDALVAYRDARNIAPDDMRGLLGEGYALNAMKRHVDAEAMFRQAAQREPDNIHAVFGLALTLGSQLRFEDALEVYGRALALVPDNASVHNNVGFMLTCLARYDEADEHLRRTIQLKPDMPDANKVLGMSELRRGHYRAGWAMYEFRKAGGEAGGYPALDIPEWQGEPLAGKRIVLNREQGAGDQFQFIRYAGVLRAMGATVDVWATEALAPLLARADGIDRAITEMPRDGYDYYCPVMSVPHRLADEAIPARVPYLSADAALAAIWRERFDRAAGQRRKVGIVWAGNPGHHLDRFRSIPLDRLLPLAELPGLAWFALQKGVATRQLAECADRWPITPLDAQLDSFVATAAAIEALDLVVTVDTSVAHLAGALGKPVWIMLPAQADWRWMIGRVDNPWYPSARLFRQHTLGDWSPVVDELRAALAALGAGDSVS; encoded by the coding sequence GTGACTGCAGAAATCCTTTCGACTCATCCGGCTGCGGCCGAGCCCGCGCCTCGCTCCCATCAGGAATTCGACGAAGCCGAACTCGCTCACCTCGCCGAGCAAGCCCCGCTTTCCGGCGACGCCGACCGGCTCTGCGCGCTCGGTCGCCTGCATCTTCGGCAGCACAACCCGACGCGCGCGATCGAGCGTCTCGATGCCGCACTCGCGCTCGCGCCAGACAATGCGGACCTGCTGAACGATCGCGCCATTGCCGCGCTCATGCTCGCCGATTACGACGGCGCAATAGACCGCTTCCGGCACGCGATTCGATGCACGCCGGACAACGCGCGGCTGCACTGCAACCTCGGCAACGCCATGCGCGATGCCGGGCGTCGCGAAGACGCGCTGCCGCATTTCGCGCGCGCGCTCGAACTCGATCCGCGCATGCTCGACGCGGTCCTCGCGAACGCCGAATTGCTCGAGCAACTGGGCCGGCCGCACGACGCGCTCGTTGCTTATCGGGACGCACGCAACATCGCTCCGGACGACATGCGCGGGCTGCTCGGCGAGGGGTACGCCCTGAACGCGATGAAGCGTCATGTCGATGCCGAGGCCATGTTCCGGCAAGCGGCGCAACGAGAACCCGACAATATTCACGCCGTCTTCGGCCTGGCACTCACGCTCGGATCGCAACTGCGCTTCGAGGATGCGCTCGAAGTCTATGGGCGCGCGCTCGCACTCGTGCCGGACAACGCCTCCGTGCACAACAATGTCGGCTTCATGCTGACGTGCCTCGCGCGCTACGACGAAGCGGACGAGCACTTGCGCCGCACCATCCAGTTGAAACCCGATATGCCGGATGCGAACAAGGTTCTGGGCATGTCGGAGCTGCGGCGCGGCCACTACCGCGCGGGCTGGGCAATGTACGAGTTCCGCAAGGCGGGCGGCGAGGCGGGCGGTTATCCGGCGCTCGACATCCCGGAATGGCAAGGCGAACCGCTCGCGGGCAAACGCATCGTCCTGAATCGCGAACAGGGCGCCGGAGACCAGTTCCAGTTCATCCGCTACGCCGGCGTGCTACGCGCGATGGGCGCGACCGTCGACGTATGGGCAACCGAAGCGCTTGCGCCGCTGCTCGCCCGCGCCGATGGCATCGACCGCGCGATTACGGAAATGCCTCGCGACGGATACGACTACTACTGCCCCGTGATGAGCGTGCCTCATCGTCTAGCGGACGAGGCGATTCCTGCCCGCGTGCCTTATCTCTCGGCCGATGCAGCCCTCGCCGCGATCTGGCGCGAGCGTTTCGATCGGGCGGCGGGACAGCGTCGCAAGGTCGGCATCGTGTGGGCGGGCAATCCCGGTCATCATCTCGATCGCTTCAGATCGATTCCGCTCGACCGCCTGTTGCCGCTTGCCGAGTTGCCCGGCCTCGCATGGTTCGCCTTGCAAAAAGGCGTGGCCACGCGGCAGCTCGCCGAATGCGCCGACCGATGGCCGATCACGCCGCTCGATGCGCAACTGGACAGCTTCGTCGCCACCGCGGCCGCGATCGAAGCGCTTGATCTGGTCGTCACGGTCGATACGTCCGTCGCGCATCTGGCGGGCGCGCTCGGCAAGCCGGTGTGGATCATGCTGCCCGCACAGGCCGACTGGCGCTGGATGATCGGCCGCGTCGACAACCCGTGGTATCCAAGCGCACGCCTTTTCAGACAGCACACGTTGGGCGACTGGTCGCCGGTCGTCGATGAGTTGCGTGCGGCGCTTGCGGCGCTCGGCGCGGGAGATAGCGTCAGTTAG
- a CDS encoding aminotransferase-like domain-containing protein, translating to MSVPLEQIPAPHDAPQLTLVDQLVQWGRRRIDERVFRPGMRMPSIRKLALDKGVSRFTVVEAYERLVAHGYLDSRRGSGFYVRERSAPALVAKGETSAMAALAAEREPVRNTIDVVWLLRNMLHTSSPEKGPGLGYLPGRWLDGELITNALRSLSRQSGAQMLGFGTPQGFLPLRQQLQTRLEELEIGASAARQIVLVSGITQAIDLIARLYVKPGDAVIVGDPAWFQMFGRFASQGARLLGMPYTPDGPDLDALETLVATWRPKMLIINSVLQNPTGTSLTAAQAFRILQLAQEYDFIVVEDDVYGDFCPAGFPATRLASLDQLKRVIFLGSFSKTLAANLRVGYIAASADVAKALADQKMLVGMTSPELNERVVYKVLTEGHYRRHVERLRARLDGVREKTARMLEKTGLRLFATPPAAGMFLWADAGVDSDGLAAAGHEAGFLLTPGSLFSPHQSPTTWMRFNIANCGDPALPELLSNCLEKASRRSA from the coding sequence ATGTCCGTCCCGCTCGAACAGATTCCCGCCCCGCACGACGCCCCGCAGCTCACGCTCGTCGATCAGCTCGTGCAATGGGGACGCCGCCGTATCGACGAACGCGTGTTCCGTCCCGGCATGCGCATGCCGTCGATCCGCAAGCTGGCGCTCGACAAGGGCGTGTCGCGGTTCACGGTGGTCGAGGCGTACGAGCGGCTGGTCGCGCACGGTTATCTCGATTCGCGGCGCGGCTCCGGTTTCTACGTGCGCGAGCGCAGCGCGCCGGCATTGGTCGCGAAGGGCGAGACATCGGCGATGGCGGCGCTCGCGGCGGAGCGCGAGCCGGTGCGGAACACCATCGACGTGGTCTGGCTGCTGCGCAACATGCTGCATACGTCCAGCCCGGAAAAAGGGCCGGGTCTCGGTTACCTGCCGGGCCGCTGGCTCGACGGCGAACTCATTACGAACGCGCTGCGTTCGCTGTCGCGGCAGAGCGGCGCGCAGATGCTCGGCTTCGGCACGCCGCAAGGCTTTTTGCCGTTGCGCCAGCAGTTGCAGACGCGGCTGGAGGAACTGGAAATCGGCGCGTCGGCGGCGCGGCAGATCGTGCTCGTGTCGGGCATCACGCAAGCGATCGACCTGATCGCGCGCCTCTACGTCAAACCGGGCGACGCGGTGATCGTAGGCGATCCGGCGTGGTTCCAGATGTTCGGCCGTTTCGCGTCGCAGGGCGCGCGGCTCCTCGGCATGCCGTACACGCCCGACGGTCCCGACCTCGACGCGCTCGAGACGCTCGTCGCGACCTGGCGTCCAAAGATGCTGATCATCAACTCCGTCCTGCAGAACCCGACCGGCACCTCGCTCACCGCCGCGCAGGCGTTCCGTATCCTGCAACTGGCGCAGGAGTACGACTTCATCGTCGTCGAGGACGATGTGTACGGCGATTTCTGTCCAGCGGGCTTTCCCGCGACGCGCCTGGCTTCGCTCGATCAGCTAAAGCGCGTGATCTTTCTCGGCAGTTTTTCGAAGACGCTCGCGGCGAATCTGCGCGTCGGCTATATCGCGGCGTCGGCCGACGTGGCGAAGGCGCTCGCCGACCAGAAGATGCTCGTCGGCATGACGAGCCCGGAACTCAACGAGCGCGTCGTCTACAAGGTGCTGACCGAAGGGCACTACCGGCGGCACGTCGAGCGGCTGCGCGCGCGGCTCGACGGCGTGCGCGAAAAGACCGCGCGCATGCTGGAGAAGACCGGCCTCAGGCTTTTCGCGACGCCCCCCGCGGCAGGCATGTTCCTGTGGGCGGACGCGGGCGTCGACTCCGACGGTCTCGCGGCGGCCGGACACGAAGCGGGCTTTCTGCTCACGCCCGGCAGCCTGTTTTCCCCGCATCAATCGCCGACAACCTGGATGCGCTTCAACATCGCCAATTGCGGCGATCCGGCGCTGCCCGAACTGCTGTCGAACTGTCTGGAAAAGGCGTCGCGGCGAAGCGCCTAG
- a CDS encoding VOC family protein, with amino-acid sequence MTDRRLKLDHLIINALTLEEGARFVATKFGVEMAAGGAHPLMRTHNRLLNLWGGAYLEVIAIDPHAAPVASPRPRLFALDDPAMQRRLEENGPQLVHWAVRVERPKSLVRWREQYPERIAPVAAMSRGGNSWGLTVPDDGAFPAWQGAGDGVLPSLIQWDTPRHPSDTLPQTGIALKSLTGFHPDAAALAAQLEWLGASHLMQVQATAGAPVLVAQFDLPDGSVLTLGESAEQARAREEDAQQAAKRRRTKKPEPQEAPDTPPDA; translated from the coding sequence ATGACCGACCGTCGACTCAAACTCGATCACCTCATAATCAACGCCCTGACGCTTGAAGAAGGCGCGCGCTTCGTCGCCACGAAATTCGGCGTGGAGATGGCGGCGGGCGGAGCGCATCCGCTGATGCGCACGCACAACCGTCTGCTGAATCTGTGGGGCGGCGCGTATCTGGAAGTGATCGCGATCGATCCGCACGCGGCGCCCGTCGCTTCGCCGCGCCCGCGCCTGTTCGCGCTCGACGATCCGGCGATGCAGCGCCGTCTCGAAGAAAACGGCCCGCAGCTCGTGCACTGGGCCGTGCGCGTGGAGCGGCCGAAGTCGCTCGTGCGTTGGCGCGAGCAGTATCCCGAACGCATCGCGCCCGTCGCGGCCATGTCGCGCGGCGGCAATTCGTGGGGCCTGACCGTGCCGGACGACGGCGCGTTCCCCGCGTGGCAAGGCGCCGGCGACGGTGTGCTGCCGTCGCTGATCCAGTGGGACACGCCGCGCCATCCGAGCGACACGCTGCCGCAAACGGGCATCGCGCTGAAATCGCTGACGGGTTTTCATCCGGACGCGGCGGCGCTCGCCGCTCAGCTCGAATGGCTCGGCGCGTCGCATCTGATGCAGGTTCAGGCGACGGCGGGCGCGCCCGTGCTCGTCGCGCAGTTCGATCTGCCGGATGGCTCCGTGCTCACGCTCGGCGAATCGGCGGAACAGGCGCGGGCGCGCGAAGAAGACGCGCAGCAGGCGGCCAAACGCCGCCGGACGAAAAAGCCCGAGCCGCAGGAAGCACCCGATACCCCGCCCGACGCGTAA